The Montipora capricornis isolate CH-2021 chromosome 3, ASM3666992v2, whole genome shotgun sequence genome includes the window GTACCGAACTATTTCATTGCCATTCACATTTAGAGTAGGCTGGATTAGGATGTCTCCCTGtcctgatttttgaaaaatagtAGTTCGCCTTAACACACGTGCATCGTGCATGCTCCCAGGAAATCCACAAGTGAAGTCGATGAAAATCTTTCTGCCGTCAACAGTAGCCTGTATTACGAAGTTGTGCTGTTGATATCTACTAAAACAATCCGGTGCACTTTTTGTTAGGTGCCTTTATTCTAACATGCGAGCCATCAATTAACATAAGTTATGAAGGGATTTTGTTGATTGTCTCACTGATAATGATCAAAACGAAGTTTCTTCCAAGAAACTTACCCAGTTAAAGACTAGAGTGCtaaaaccataccctatttaaGACCAAAAATGGCCAGTTTGATACCctctatttatgaccaaaatggctGGAAAACCCCATAAAAGGGagtacccctcccccctcccacccAGGTCTACAGTATAGCTTTGAAAGCATTATTattgttgaatttttttaaagctgttCAGTTCAAATCTGGCACCAGGACTCAACTTTCAGGAAAATTTCTTGGGCCCAGCTGGTCCCTATTAGTTTACAGATTTAGCTGCCAGCAAAACTGTTTCGGTTAAACGAAAGAAAAGTTAGTTCACAGCGAAAAAAATTTGATTGCATTATGTTGGCAACTCTTATGgtaacaaacaaaattaaagctTGAAAAGTTGTCATAGTTGGAAATTTTGGAGCGGTCTGTACTGGAGCTGGATAAGAAAATCTAGACCGCTGCAACACACACCATTAACTTCTCATGTGCTTTCCACTTTTTAGGTCGAGGAGTGATAAGCAAGCGCATCCTTGATGATATCAACACGGCCATCATCAATAAAACTAAaatcaaccaatggaaaaacacatcCAGCGTTCTAGAATGGTTTAACGGCCTGCAACAAAAAGAAGTGCTATCGTTCATATGTTTTGACGTGTGCGATTTTTACCCGTCAATAACCGAGAAGCTACTCCGCAAGGCGCTGGATTTCGCCAATAGTTACCGACCCATCAGCGCACATGAGCGTGACATAATAATCCACGCTAAAAGGTCACTGATGTTCAGCGAAAACGTCCCATGGGAAAAGAAGACCTCCAACGACCAATTCGATGTTACCATGGGATCATTTGATGGAGCAGAAACATGCGAGCTGGTTGGTTGCTACATCTTATCACGCCTCACCGAAAAGTACGAAAATAGCATCGGTCTTTATCGCGATGATGGGCTATCAGCATTCAATAAACCACCACAAGAGATCGAAAGAAATAAGAAAGATATCTGCCAAATTTTCCGTGATAATGACCTTAAAATCACAGTAGATGCCAACCTAACAAAAGTCAATTTTTTAGATGTCACCCTCGACCTAAAAAGCGGAAAGCACTCACCatacacaaaagaaggaaacgTACCGCTGTATGTACACAAGCAATCCAACCATCCACCTTCCATCCTAAGAAACATTCCCGAATCCATCAACAAGCGTCTTTCAGAAATTTCATCGGACAAAGATTGCTTTGACAAGGCCAAAGGTGTGTACCAAGATGCGCTTAATAAAAGTGGCTACAAGTAAAACCTGTCATACAAAGCGCCAATTCCTGATGCATCACGAAAGAGCAAGAACCGTCAAAGAAACATCACGTGGTTTAACCCGCCATACAgccaaaatgtggaaacaaaAGTCGGTAAATGCTTCCTCCAACTAATTGATAAACATTTTCCTAAATCCAATCCACTAcaaaaaatcttcaaccgaaacaccctTAAGCTGAGCTACAGCTGTATGAGAAACGTAAAAACCATCATCTCCAGCCACAACAAAGCCCAGATCagtaaatcatcaaatcaatcaGAAAAAATCGATGACAACTGCAATTGCCAAGACAAGAATTCCTGCCCACTTGAGGGAAATTGTAACACCCGGAACATTGTCTACCAAGCAGAGGTCGTGACCTCACAGACAAAAGAGACATACATCGGTCTGTGTGATACAACATTCAAGGAGCGCTACAGAAACCATACATGTTCTTTCAGGCACGAACGGTACAAAAATGTAACCGAGCTCAGCAagtatatttggagtctaaaagaaCAAAACATCAATTATCagattaagtggaaaaaagtaaagcaaGCTAGGTCGTATTCTAAtgccaacaaaaaatgtaatctttgcctatgggaaaaatatttcataatttgtaagCCGGAAATGTCGACACTTAACCACAGAAACGAAATGACATCaacctgtagacattctaagaaatttctGTTAAGTAGCGCGTTCACCTAAAATAGTCTTACCCGATCGTTTAGCGCTTTTGCCGTCCAATCACACCTTGACACGTTATGCTAGTAAGCATTGTTCCCcaatttcaaatttgtatatctttacatgtaaccgttattgttgtcagttgcctgatgattgcttcattagaagcatgaaactccgagtagcaattaaatgtttttgaactagtccgactccagaaattcatctttattcaCAGCTCTGGTTTAACCATCGAGCACTTTTATAGCAGATGAAGTCTTCAGTTTTTCCACtggcagttatatatatatagagagagagctATAGAGGGAGTACAGAGCTTTTAGTGCAATTGCAAACATAACTGACAGTATATGTAAAGCCAATTTCATGTACATCGATCATGATGTTTACCTGGTCTTTTTTGATGTACTATTAAATTTTAACATTTAATAATGCTTGATGTTTTGACCAACTTTTGTAAATTGCCCAGTCACGTGGTGCATGTGGTGGCACTGCAGTGGCTTGAGTGCATTCTCTCGATGAGAACTAAACTAATGAAGTAGTTAAATGACAAGCAAAGTTTGACTGGTATAGAGatgatttaaaagaaataacaacTTCTTACAAAGGTAAGATTAATGTGATGATACAATGACAATTAATTAGTTGATTACACGTATATAAtcttccacaatatgagcatcaAATCCATAATACACAATTTAAGGTCTAGTCTAGCTATTGCTCATACAGATGGAATATTATCAAGCTCACCATGCATGTGTGGATCAATCAGTAAATATAAGGTAAGGGTGATTATATTGAAGCCTATAGTAGtttaaaaaataatcatgtgCATACATTGCATACATTGTATACATGTAGTCAGGTCATTTGAGACAGTAGAGACCTTAAGATCGAGGTTTGGCCATCTTACTGCAAACGCCAAATCGCGGTTTGCAGTTAGCGGTTTCACGTTAGTCGTCAGTCCATATTTGGGACTTAAGATCCGCGTATGATAGCAGTCGTGAATTATGGGAAATTAATACAAAAACAAGATGGCTGCTGCtcgaaggtgagatgtgaattttgatgtgtttgtttgattttatGGGTTCATGAGAGCAGAACACTAAATCATTGACCATCTTTAAATCAGACAAGACTACAAAGATGTACTGGACGTTATGCAGCTGGATGATAGCAGTTCTGAAGGCTCGTCTTCGAGCGATGAAGATCTCGATTTTTTATTCTTGGAAGCAGCTTTTCCAGAACCCTGATTGTTGGGCCCTCGTCTTAATATGGAAGACATAAGTGAGATCGATTGCGAGCAGATGTTTAGGTAATTCTTTGTTTTGAGTTACCGACTGGCGAATCTTTTCCAAGCATAATTGCCAAAAAATGTAGAATTGTGACACTAAACAACTGACTagataaaataagaaataaataacCTTTTATTTACCCTCGGCAGTGTTTATATCACAAGTGCTAGAGAGGACGATCATTATTTTCCATTTAAATTACATATATCTTTGTGAAGTTTAATGGTCTAATGAGCTATTCATTTAAGTGTTTTAAAAACAGAACTCTTCACTTACATGTAGTAAGGTTATTTTCTGTGCTTTTAACGTAGCAGCAAATGAAACCTTACAATCTACATGGATGCCCAAATTTCTGCTTATCAAGAATTTTATCTTTTATACATAAAGGTGCAAGCTTAAGTTGTTACTTCCATGTAAATAAACTGAAATGCACTCAATTGCTTGTCAGTCTCATGTTATTACTATGAAGACCATTTTTCAATCTTCATGTTCCTGTCCAACCTACCAAAATATACCTATACTGTATGCCATTTTAGATTTAAAAAACAGGATATGGACCGGTTACTGGAGGCCTTACAAATACCTGACTCCTATACAAGCCATCAAGGGTCCGTATTTACGGGCATGGAGACATTGATGATATTGCTACGGCGTCTGTCATATCCAAATAGATGGTGTGATCTTGTTCGAATTTTTGGAAGGACTGAACCAGAGCTCAGCATGGCTTTTGACATGGTAATCATGAAGCCCTTAAATGTTCATAAACAACGGAGATGCATTACTCACGCCTATAGAATTATGCATAAGTGACATGCATTCTCATCATGTTATTATTGATTTTAGATCACTAATGATCTGTATGCAAGGTTCAGTCCTCGTCTGACCTCTCTGGATTTGGTATGGCTTAATCCAGGTCTATTTTCAGATGCAATACACAGAAAGGGTGCACCCCTAGAACAGGTTTGGGGATTCATCGATGGTACTGCACGCCCAACTGCAAGGCCCATTCGCCACCAAAGAATCATGTATAGTGGCCACAAGAGGGTACACTGTCTGAAATTCCAAGTATGTTACTGCCCaaaccattttgatttctaacTCAACAAACACATTTGGAGAAAGGAAACATACTCCTCATACACATTccagcagtaatttcaattttttctagGGTAACATATTTGATGCTTTATTCTTTGTCTAGTCTGTGATGGCACCTAATGGGATTATAGCCCATCTCTTTGGTCCAATTGAAGGACGCCGCCATGACGCCTTCATGCTGGGGGAGAGTAATTTGTTGCCGCTGCTTGAAAGAATGGTGAAACCTAATGGAGACCCATATGTGGTTTATGGAGACCCTGCATATGGCATCACAAGACATATCATTTCTCCCTTCAGGGGTGCCCATTTAACTAGGCCACAACAACTTTTTAATGCAGAAATGAGTAAATGTCGCATATGCGTAGAATGGGGTTTTGGAAAAATCCTTCAGTATTTTACATACCTAGATTTTCAGAGAAATCTCAAGGTCCTTTTACAGCCAGTTGCCAAGTACTATTTAGTTGGCGCCCTTTTAATTAATTGCCACACATGTTTGTATGGTTCACTCACTGGTACCTATTTTGATTTGGAACCCCCATCATTGGAAACATACTTATCAAATCTTTAGATCAATTTAATTGTGAAGACTTCTTTGTAAACATATACAGTACATGCTCAAGATGGCCAAATGAAAGTAAATGAAAGTTCAAGAATACAGCATTTAAAATTTGCTGCTTTCTGAGCTAaaacgaaaataaataaataataactttGCTTTGTAAATATAAATAATCATCTTTGATTAATGGTTACTGTTTCCATAATTATTTAGACCTGCACATATTCCTTAACAGCTATAAATCAAACATGTCGGATCAGTCTATCAAAGCAGTTCTACATCTTTTCCTTTAAGATCTGCAGAAACATTCTCCTTTCTTCTAGTTCTAATTTCAGCCTCTTATTTCTTTCGGCAGCCTCctgttcaaactttttgttCTGCAGTTGCAGCTCCTCAGCCTTGAGTTTAAGTTCTCTTTCTTTTAGGTCTgctcttctttcgtttttctGTTCAAGCATCTGCACAGCAGAAAGGCGGGTTGCTCTCTTCCTTGTTACCTTGCCTCTCTTGCCTGTCAGTGAAAGACATCAAGAGCAATCAATGAGGGAGTGTCCattctttgtttattttatttattattttttttcagggcAGGGATAACTCTTTGGAAAAGTCATATTAAAGCAGcgatttctgaacatttttccTGTGAACCTGAAAAATGCACACAAATGGAAGAAGAGGGCTTATTGAAAGTTTAACGGGGTCACCATAACCCCTTTCACCTTGTTTCAATATTTCCCAATTCTTTTGAGTTTTTGAGGTTCACACTCCCAGTCCTTGTGACGTGACAGGACCTTTAGCTGATGATTTAATTtactgcgcatcttgagatactcaagtttcctatgggtggtacCCTACTGATACGggaatatttttgcacggtttaaactatgcagagaaagcagaacttagcaagtgctcttggtagttcgaaagaaaattgggggtaaccatgcattttcagCGATAAAAGAGCTTCAATTGATTTAAAGAATGCTATACAagtacatggctttgtattttagcacTTTTCAGAATTATTGTTTCTTAATAATCTCTAAcaatgtatggttacccccaattatCCTACcctctttttggattccaataGCCCTTGCTTAGATCTGCCTTTCATAAACTGCACGAAAATACCTCTGTattaggcactgtccttaaacgTTCAGTTTCCATTCTGCTAAAAACTCACCaagtatttgttatttttggctTCTAAACCATGCTAACTAATTTCTTTGTGTTCCTTATTTCAAGCTCCCTCTTTTTCTCCCACAGAGGAAAGTTTGAAATTCCAGAAGGATGGGGTGGGGGAAGCTATATTAATTTTTCTAGGAGATAAATCCTATTTTGCATGAGATTCACTCTATTCTACTTTTGGAGGGAGCATTTCTAGAGGGGTGAAAGGTCTTTTGATGTCACTAGGGGCATGGattgtttttcaaattaaatatttAGCAACCAACTGGCAGGACACCCTGTATCATGATATGGATACTCACCTCTTTTAGAACCACTGCCAGAAGTACTGGTACTTTCAGAATCATAATCATCGTCATTGCTAGTACACTCATCATCATCAGTACTACTCTCTTCTTGTTTACGCTCTAGAGAAGATTGAATAACAGGCAGGTCTACAGCAAAGTGCATTAGAAATGAGCTGTTGATCCCCCTGGTAAGGTAGTCAGTATAAACATTTTTCTATGAGTGATTTACCCCATGCTAGGCCAATAGTTACCATAGTAGGGATACAGGCATATTCTGTACTGTTCAATTAGGTACAATACACTGTGTTCTTCAGCTAATTGTTACTTAAACTTTAAacttagtttttgttttgtgtgttgttgtgtgttgttgtATGTGTTTGTCTTTAGTAAATGTACCCCAtcctaataaaaaaaatgatgtcATCAATGAGGATGGCTTTCTAGCCCTAATTAGCCCATTATGGTTATTTCCAAGCTTTGATCAAATCTCTCAAGGGTTTATTCCTACCAAGAAATACCAAAATGGGCGTGGCTTTTCCTCAATCATGCCCCTGAAAGGTACCAGGAGAAAGTAGATGATTAAGCCAGTTTTAATGCAGCCAGTAAAATGTAATTAAAGACCAAAAGGCATATTAGTAAGAATCATGCAAAAGAATGTATCACACTCACTGGATGCCAGCCCTTCCATggctttttttcttatttcttcaCCCATCTTTTTATCTTccctctctttcttttttttctgttccttCTCTTTTGCAGTTTTGGCTTTATTCTCTTCCATGTCTCTTCTGTATGTGCTGATATCCTGTAGCAGTTGGCTTAGCTCACTGTATTCCTCCTCGGTACCAGATCTTTTTGTAATTCAAAGAATAAACATAACCATTCTTTCCATTACAATACAACAGTATTTGGGTTGGGAATGAGCAAGTCCTAAGGCATTTGGCATTGTGGGCACAGTCTTGGCATACAATGTATGTATTTTAGAAATGTACTCATTCACTGAGAGGCTGTAAGCAAGacaatgaaataaataagcaaCTTCTTTGACTGAGACAAAGGAATTTCTTGTTAGAACttgtttgtttaaaatattCATGATG containing:
- the LOC138043337 gene encoding plasminogen-binding protein PgbA-like isoform X2; translation: MAPFRWPSIQNDLALAKEVASRKPQTHQEWDELATVLSEVFSSDSNRVELKGRGCRERLARLIEKNEQDDKKSLKKSGTEEEYSELSQLLQDISTYRRDMEENKAKTAKEKEQKKKKEREDKKMGEEIRKKAMEGLASSKRGKVTRKRATRLSAVQMLEQKNERRADLKERELKLKAEELQLQNKKFEQEAAERNKRLKLELEERRMFLQILKEKM
- the LOC138043337 gene encoding uncharacterized protein isoform X1, producing the protein MAPFRWPSIQNDLALAKEVASRKPQTHQEWDELATVLSEVFSSDSNRVELKGRGCRERLARLIEKNEQDDKKSLKKSGTEEEYSELSQLLQDISTYRRDMEENKAKTAKEKEQKKKKEREDKKMGEEIRKKAMEGLASKRKQEESSTDDDECTSNDDDYDSESTSTSGSGSKRGKRGKVTRKRATRLSAVQMLEQKNERRADLKERELKLKAEELQLQNKKFEQEAAERNKRLKLELEERRMFLQILKEKM